One Pagrus major chromosome 11, Pma_NU_1.0 genomic region harbors:
- the swt1 gene encoding transcriptional protein SWT1: MGKKSKKRRRKKSSSSSEEDEKASKERDDTRKYKSTKRKPDGNRHESCADKREKCASPSIKDVFQSSRHIKKPVYRLPKSQAEDQKPVNKEAECTKTKSVSVPVHGGNCSSKAKHDEYYTASRSSTVEMGSSKHLNTHSAVTVPRRPEETSKGSLDEKSSQRSKSKLKKQLMSLRPVSAVQKEQAQNILKRKSIVEEQPRMGKDSNAIKIREPSKTPSISRDSARQKRIELVKERHRRHPDINLKATRSLCTEAKTPSAIPTKQSFTSAKHTTSVSSSNVEKSVITIPGNITPVSQKATKSLSAQQQIRSIAPPLRFNFKIPKILQPRPADSTSKKHNAISVNINLKQRTDLSTSGALMSKSKQETVQQAHSCLDVTPSFSSEGRDKRSSLSDQQLPTTSDAVTEPWHDEMQVVEELHLARSEKRLEVKVMESYGELTCMDIDLPEGGDADTHCKQAPQQDLILVLDTNILLSHLDYVKKIRSHGLGVMGFPVVLIPWVVLQEMDSLKRGKGLSGSVAHLAIPAISYIYNSLKSRAPHLWGQSMQQAANSSNGLSAENNDDRVLQCCLQYQSLYPECALILCTNDKNLCSKALLSGVKALSKNDLEVEVGRSTHGFRPLQNIKPLISPQVSSPMLSTNYTSVQPHSQERTGLSVGLTEKVITDNKRLNKLEDEEKTKCDVSRCVSQLEDCLREVLSDVLEVEMKAAYEDLWLEIVYLKPPWTLQDVLQCLKKHWIAVFGHIAPRRKQQTVTNLIDFFNSGNTGDRSAALAALQEAKELVKAFGKSSSRVVSAFSVMDNIFNKLQPQGESPATDVVMNDDDDEDKQPRSQVSHQEVWTLFENIWTNVCQISFEVFKALGFDPHTMQSAQPVGGPPPPQDALDYLHKLSSMVSQLLQAFSSVLSSAPGLEDIQTLLSIIHSNKIVDVDARFTAKDLLDCFSQRDYREKLRVGGNQLMELKGALDHCVGTTGQHTAFPT, encoded by the exons atgggaaaaaagtcaaaaaagagAAGACGCAAGAAGTCATCATCCTCAAGTGAAGAAGATGAGAAG GCATCCAAGGAACGAGATGATAccagaaaatacaaaagtacCAAGAGGAAGCCAGATGGAAACAGACATGAGAG CTGTGCAGACAAACGGGAAAAGTGCGCTTCTCCTTCAATTAAAGATGTCTTCCAAAGCAGCCGTCACATCAAAAAGCCTGTCTACAGGCTGCCAAAATCACAAGCAGAAGACCAGAAACCTGTTAATAAGGAGGCGgaatgtacaaaaacaaaaagtgtctCTGTGCCAGTCCATGGGGGAAATTGCTCTAGTAAAGCAAAACATGATGAATATTATACTGCCAGTAGGAGTAGCACTGTGGAAATGGGCTCCTCAAAACACTTGAACACCCACAGTGCAGTTACAGTTCCTCGGAGACCAGAGGAGACGTCTAAAGGCAGCTTAGATGAAAAGTCTTCCCAGAGGAGCAAATCCAAATTAAAAAAGCAACTAATGAGTCTCAGGCCAGTTTCTGCTGTACAGAAAGAACAAGCACAGAATATACTGAAGAGGAAGAGCATAGTTGAGGAGCAACCAAGGATGGGAAAAGACAGCAACGCTATCAAGATCAGAGAACCAAGCAAGACCCCCTCCATCTCTAGGGATTCTGCACGGCAGAAAAGAATAGAGCTTGTCAAGGAGCGGCACCGACGGCATCCAGATATTAACCTTAAGGCCACAAGGAGCCTGTGTACAGAAGCAAAAACTCCTTCTGCAATTCCCACAAAGCAGTCTTTCACTTCAGCCAAGCACACTACCTCAGTTAGCAGCTCAAATGTGGAGAAGAGTGTCATTACAATCCCAGGGAATATCACACCGGTGTCACAGAAGGCAACtaagtcattatctgctcagcAACAAATACGTTCAATCGCACCACCTCTGCGTTTTAATTTTAAGATACCAAAAATTCTTCAGCCAAGGCCCGCAGACAGCACCAGTAAGAAACATAATGCTATTTCTGTAAACATAAATCTCAAACAACGGACTGATCTTTCAACCTCTGGGGCCTTAATGAGCAAGTCCAAGCAGGAAACTGTCCAACAAGCTCACAGCTGTTTGGATGTTACTCCTAGTTTTTCATCTGAAGGACGAGATAAGAGGTCATCGCTGTCAGACCAGCAACTCCCAACTACGTCTGATGCAGTCACTGAGCCGTGGCATGATGAG ATGCAAGTGGTTGAAGAGCTTCATCTTGCCCGCTCTGAGAAGAGATTGGAGGTGAAAGTAATGGAGAGCTACGGGGAGCTCACCTGTATGGACATAGACCTTCCAGAGGGGGgagatgcagacacacact GCAAACAAGCCCCTCAGCAGGACCTGATCCTTGTTTTGGACACCAACATTCTCCTCAGTCACCTGGATTATGTGAAAAAGATCAGATCTCACGGCCTTGGAG TCATGGGCTTCCCTGTAGTCCTGATCCCCTGGGTGGTGCTTCAGGAGATGGATTCCCTAAAAAGAGGAAAAGGCCTGTCAGGTTCTGTGGCCCACCTCGCCATCCCTGCCATCTCATACATTTACAACTCGTTGAAGAGCCGGGCACCTCACCTGTGGGGGCAGTCTATGCAGCAGGctgccaacagcagca ATGGTCTCAGTGCTGAGAATAATGATGACAGGGTGCTGCAGTGCTGCCTGCAGTACCAGAGTCTGTACCCAGAGTGTGCTCTCATCCTGTGCAC TAATGATAAGAACCTGTGCAGTAAGGCCCTCCTGAGTGGGGTGAAGGCCCTCAGCAAGAATGATTTGGAGGTAGAGGTTGGGAGATCCACACATGGCTTTCGTCCTCTGCAAAACATTAAGCCTCTCATCAGCCCTCAGGTCTCATCACCAATGCTGAGCACGAACTATACATCAGTCCAGCCTCACAGTCAAGAGAGAACAGGCCTTTCTGTAGGACTCACAGAGAAAG ttATCACAGATAACAAGAGGCTGAACAAACTAGAGGATGAAGAGAAGACAAAATGCGATGTGAGCAGATGTGTTTCTCAACTAGAAGACTGCCTGCGAGAGGTGCTGTCTGATGTGCTAGAGGTGGAGATGAAGGCCGCTTATGAAGACCTCTGGTTAGAG ATAGTTTATCTAAAACCACCCTGGACTCTTCAAGatgtgctgcagtgtttgaaAAAGCACTGGATTGCTGTCTTTGGGCACATTGCCCCACGTAGGAAGCAGCAAACTGTTACAAATCTCATCGACTTCTTTAACTCAG GTAATACAGGAGACCGTAGCGCTGCTTTAGCAGCCCTCCAAGAAGCTAAGGAGCTTGTTAAAGCGTTTGGGAAGAGTTCAAGCCGTGTTGTCAGTGCCTTTTCTGTCATGGACAACATTTTCAATAAGCTGCAACCACAG GGTGAATCTCCTGCCACTGATGTGGTCATGAATGATGACGACGATGAAGACAAACAACCCAGGTCTCAGGTCTCTCACCAGGAAGTGTGGACCCTGTTTGAGAACATCTGGACTAATGTGTGTCAGATAAG CTTCGAAGTGTTCAAAGCTCTGGGCTTTGACCCTCACACTATGCAGAGCGCTCAGCCAGTGGGAGGCCCTCCGCCACCACAGGATGCCTTGGACTATTTGCACAAACTGTCCTCCATGgtctcacagctgctccaagCCTTCAGCAG TGTCCTGTCCTCAGCGCCTGGTTTAGAGGACATCCAGACGCTGCTCAGCATCATCCACTCTAATAAG ATTGTTGACGTGGATGCAAGATTCACAGCCAAAGACCTTCTCGATTGTTTCTCACAACGAGACTACAG GGAGAAGCTGAGAGTTGGAGGGAACCAGTTAATGGAGCTGAAAGGGGCCCTGGATCATTGTGTTGGGACGACAGGTCAACACACCGCCTTTCCCACGTAG